From the Misgurnus anguillicaudatus chromosome 17, ASM2758022v2, whole genome shotgun sequence genome, one window contains:
- the popdc2 gene encoding popeye domain-containing 2 isoform X1, translating into MSRDESNVLHQVIYNHTLCDGWTNNTEGAMYHLGNTILFLGYMGGSGAYGALYIFSFCVPAFLCLTLWGWMTMCGLDVFIWNLLLTLQCLAQVCHLIFRLMQDGLPSEELSALYSAVYLPLDVPVQVFKQIATACENKVHSLEPEKTYAVEGKTPIDRLSFLLSGRIRVSLEGQFLHYIFPHQFLDSPEWESLRPTEEGNFQVTLTAETECRYISWRRRRLYLLLSKDRYTARLFSVMLGSDIADKLYSLNDKLFAKSGVRLDIRLPSLYHVLAPSPHSSEGGSASSPPRGSQGDSAVVSVDPDPSNKVCKPNQGKAPMSKSANQHWPSDTELPSGEDSTSLILEDFADMAGSLMDYGSEREYLK; encoded by the exons ATGTCTAGGGACGAGTCTAATGTGTTACACCAAGTCATTTACAATCACACACTCTGTGATGGATGGACCAACAACACAGAAGGTGCCATGTACCATCTGGGCAACACCATACTTTTTCTGGGGTATATGGGTGGCAGTGGAGCATATGGAGCTTTGTACATCTTCAGTTTTTGTGTTCCTGCCTTCTTATGTCTGACGCTGTGGGGCTGGATGACAATGTGTGGTCTTGACGTTTTCATCTGGAACTTGCTGCTGACGCTGCAGTGCTTGGCCCAGGTGTGTCATCTGATATTTCGGCTGATGCAGGACGGTTTGCCCAGCGAGGAGCTTTCTGCGCTTTACTCTGCAGTCTATCTGCCGCTGGATGTACCTGTGCAGGTGTTTAAACAGATCGCCACGGCCTGTGAGAACAAAGTGCACTCTCTAGAGCCAGAAAAAACATATGCGGTGGAAGGAAAGACACCTATTGATCGGTTGTCTTTCCTCCTTTCTGGCAG GATAAGAGTGTCCTTAGAAGGTCAGTTTCTCCATTATATCTTCCCTCACCAGTTTCTTGACTCTCCAGAATGGGAGTCTCTAAGACCAACAGAGGAAGGGAACTTCCAG GTGACACTAACCGCAGAGACGGAGTGCCGTTACATCTCGTGGCGCAGACGTCGGCTTTACCTTCTCCTATCCAAGGATCGTTACACTGCCCGACTTTTCTCCGTCATGCTTGGAAGTGACATCGCTGACAAACTCTACTCACTCAATGACAAACTATTTGCCAAGAGCGGCGTGCGCCTCGATATTCGTCTGCCCAGTCTCTACCACGTTCTTGCCCCCTCTCCACATAGCAGTGAAGGCGGCAGCGCAAGCTCACCGCCCAGGGGAAGCCAAGGAGATTCTGCAGTTGTGAGCGTTGATCCAGATCCTTCTAACAAGGTCTGCAAGCCGAACCAGGGAAAGGCCCCTATGTCCAAATCTGCAAACCAGCACTGGCCCTCAGATACAGAATTGCCCTCTGGTGAGGACTCAACCAG
- the popdc2 gene encoding popeye domain-containing 2 isoform X2 produces the protein MSRDESNVLHQVIYNHTLCDGWTNNTEGAMYHLGNTILFLGYMGGSGAYGALYIFSFCVPAFLCLTLWGWMTMCGLDVFIWNLLLTLQCLAQVCHLIFRLMQDGLPSEELSALYSAVYLPLDVPVQVFKQIATACENKVHSLEPEKTYAVEGKTPIDRLSFLLSGRIRVSLEGQFLHYIFPHQFLDSPEWESLRPTEEGNFQVTLTAETECRYISWRRRRLYLLLSKDRYTARLFSVMLGSDIADKLYSLNDKLFAKSGVRLDIRLPSLYHVLAPSPHSSEGGSASSPPRGSQGDSAVVSVDPDPSNKVCKPNQGKAPMSKSANQHWPSDTELPSENDTSGNFPLRFQRGRAPLAPTDTPKL, from the exons ATGTCTAGGGACGAGTCTAATGTGTTACACCAAGTCATTTACAATCACACACTCTGTGATGGATGGACCAACAACACAGAAGGTGCCATGTACCATCTGGGCAACACCATACTTTTTCTGGGGTATATGGGTGGCAGTGGAGCATATGGAGCTTTGTACATCTTCAGTTTTTGTGTTCCTGCCTTCTTATGTCTGACGCTGTGGGGCTGGATGACAATGTGTGGTCTTGACGTTTTCATCTGGAACTTGCTGCTGACGCTGCAGTGCTTGGCCCAGGTGTGTCATCTGATATTTCGGCTGATGCAGGACGGTTTGCCCAGCGAGGAGCTTTCTGCGCTTTACTCTGCAGTCTATCTGCCGCTGGATGTACCTGTGCAGGTGTTTAAACAGATCGCCACGGCCTGTGAGAACAAAGTGCACTCTCTAGAGCCAGAAAAAACATATGCGGTGGAAGGAAAGACACCTATTGATCGGTTGTCTTTCCTCCTTTCTGGCAG GATAAGAGTGTCCTTAGAAGGTCAGTTTCTCCATTATATCTTCCCTCACCAGTTTCTTGACTCTCCAGAATGGGAGTCTCTAAGACCAACAGAGGAAGGGAACTTCCAG GTGACACTAACCGCAGAGACGGAGTGCCGTTACATCTCGTGGCGCAGACGTCGGCTTTACCTTCTCCTATCCAAGGATCGTTACACTGCCCGACTTTTCTCCGTCATGCTTGGAAGTGACATCGCTGACAAACTCTACTCACTCAATGACAAACTATTTGCCAAGAGCGGCGTGCGCCTCGATATTCGTCTGCCCAGTCTCTACCACGTTCTTGCCCCCTCTCCACATAGCAGTGAAGGCGGCAGCGCAAGCTCACCGCCCAGGGGAAGCCAAGGAGATTCTGCAGTTGTGAGCGTTGATCCAGATCCTTCTAACAAGGTCTGCAAGCCGAACCAGGGAAAGGCCCCTATGTCCAAATCTGCAAACCAGCACTGGCCCTCAGATACAGAATTGCCCTCTG
- the cox17 gene encoding cytochrome c oxidase copper chaperone, which produces MSNLSAASVETLPAIEGAEQKKTLKPCCACPETKKARDACIIEKGEESCTSLIEAHKECMRALGFKI; this is translated from the exons ATGTCGAATCTGTCAGCAGCCAGCGTTGAGACTTTACCAGCTATAGAAGGGGCAGAGCAGAAAAAGACATTGAAACCATGCTGTGCCTGTCCTGAGACTAAGAAAGCAAGAGATGCATG CATCATTGAAAAGGGAGAAGAAAGTTGCACAAGTCTCATTGAAGCTCACAAGGAATGCATGAGGGCGCTTGGTTTTAAAATTTAA